One Oncorhynchus kisutch isolate 150728-3 linkage group LG13, Okis_V2, whole genome shotgun sequence DNA window includes the following coding sequences:
- the LOC109902006 gene encoding GA-binding protein subunit beta-1-like isoform X1, whose translation MSLVDLGKRLLEAARAGLDDDVRTLMVNGAPFTTDWLGTSPLHLAAQYGHHSTAEVLLRAGVSRDARTKVDRTPLHMAATEGHSNIVELLVSQSGADINAKDMLKMTALHWAAQHGHREVAELLLKYGADVHSLSKFDKTPFDIAMDTSNTELMILLQDGMQNQVNMNPEPQFIISSAGVVNLSDLVNTTAKSGESVSTTSVLATLAALAEASGPMGNNAGKSEDAIAADSVDSAIQHVVGDGGQRVITIVTDQHGNLQPAGLGQQFFVTMQGQQMVAVPAGQITEEVVEQEPYPSLARKRRIEPAVILTRPKEKKAKSGDSSREQLQKQLQEANRKAQEYRTQLLQKEQEAEQYRLRLEEAIEQQQSNNTSNATGSTCTGVQEVEEEVVQIEKQHETEERVVEEDKVEGEEDVPFPEDTILVKVEEELDSGEGEQITVDETEETEKASTKVTTTPKRGRGRGRGRGRRR comes from the exons ATGTCACTGGTTGACCTGGGGAAGCGGCTGCTGGAGGCTGCACGGGCAGGGCTGGATGATGATGTCAGGACCCTCATGGTCAATGGAGCTCCCTTCACCACTGATTGG CTGGGGACATCCCCGCTCCATCTAGCGGCTCAGTACGGACACCACTCCACTGCTGAGGTGCTCCTTCGAGCAGGTGTTAGCAGGGATGCCCGGACCAAAGTGGACAGGACCCCACTCCACATGGCAGCCACGGAGGGCCACTCCAATATAGTGGAGCTGCTAGTCAGT CAGAGCGGAGCGGACATCAACGCTAAGGACATGCTGAAGATGACAGCCCTGCACTGGGCGGCCCAGCACGGTCACAGAGAGGTGGCAGAGCTGCTACTCAAATATGGAGCAGACGTCCACTCCCTCAGCAAGTTTGACAAGACGCCCTTTGACATTGCCATGGACACCAGCAATACTGAGCTCATGATACTGTTACAG GATGGCATGCAGAACCAAGTGAACATGAACCCAGAGCCCCAGTTCATAATTTCCTCTGCTGGGGTCGTGAACCTCTCTGACCTCGTCAACACCACCGCCAAGTCAG GAGAATCTGTCTCTACCACCTCAGTCCTGGCAACACTGGCAGCCCTGGCAGAAGCCTCCGGTCCCATGGGTAACAATGCAG GCAAATCTGAGGATGCGATCGCAGCAGATTCTGTGGACTCGGCCATTCAGCATGTAGTGGGCGATGGAGGTCAGAGGGTCATCACCATAGTGACGGACCAACACGGCAACCTGCAGCCAGCGGGACTTGGACAGCAGTTCTTTGTCACTATGCAGGGGCAGCAAA TGGTGGCAGTCCCGGCTGGTCAGATCACAGAGGAGGTGGTAGAACAGGAGCCTTATCCCTCTCTGGCACGCAAGAGGAGAATAGAACCTGCAGTCATCCTAACCAGACCCAAAGAAAAG AAAGCGAAGTCAGGGGACAGCAGTCGGGAGCAGCTCCAGAAGCAGTTGCAGGAGGCCAACCGGAAAGCCCAGGAGTACCGCACACAGCTCCTACAGAAGGAGCAGGAGGCTGAGCAGTACCGCCTCCGACTAGAGGAGGCCATAGAGCAACAGCAGAGCAACAATACCAGCAATGCTACTGGTTCTACCTGCACAGGTGTccaggaggtagaggaggaggtggtccaaatagaaaaacaacatgagacagaggagagagttgtagaggaagacaaagtggaaggggaggaggacgTCCCATTTCCGGAAGACACCATTCTGGTTAAAGTGGAGGAGGAGCTGGATTCAGGGGAGGGAGAACAGATAACAGTGGATGAGACCGAGGAAACGGAGAAGGCTTCAACTAAGGTCACAACAACCCCCAaacgggggagagggaggggacgaGGACGTGGGAGGAGGCGGTAG
- the LOC109902006 gene encoding GA-binding protein subunit beta-1-like isoform X2 yields the protein MSLVDLGKRLLEAARAGLDDDVRTLMVNGAPFTTDWLGTSPLHLAAQYGHHSTAEVLLRAGVSRDARTKVDRTPLHMAATEGHSNIVELLVSSGADINAKDMLKMTALHWAAQHGHREVAELLLKYGADVHSLSKFDKTPFDIAMDTSNTELMILLQDGMQNQVNMNPEPQFIISSAGVVNLSDLVNTTAKSGESVSTTSVLATLAALAEASGPMGNNAGKSEDAIAADSVDSAIQHVVGDGGQRVITIVTDQHGNLQPAGLGQQFFVTMQGQQMVAVPAGQITEEVVEQEPYPSLARKRRIEPAVILTRPKEKKAKSGDSSREQLQKQLQEANRKAQEYRTQLLQKEQEAEQYRLRLEEAIEQQQSNNTSNATGSTCTGVQEVEEEVVQIEKQHETEERVVEEDKVEGEEDVPFPEDTILVKVEEELDSGEGEQITVDETEETEKASTKVTTTPKRGRGRGRGRGRRR from the exons ATGTCACTGGTTGACCTGGGGAAGCGGCTGCTGGAGGCTGCACGGGCAGGGCTGGATGATGATGTCAGGACCCTCATGGTCAATGGAGCTCCCTTCACCACTGATTGG CTGGGGACATCCCCGCTCCATCTAGCGGCTCAGTACGGACACCACTCCACTGCTGAGGTGCTCCTTCGAGCAGGTGTTAGCAGGGATGCCCGGACCAAAGTGGACAGGACCCCACTCCACATGGCAGCCACGGAGGGCCACTCCAATATAGTGGAGCTGCTAGTCAGT AGCGGAGCGGACATCAACGCTAAGGACATGCTGAAGATGACAGCCCTGCACTGGGCGGCCCAGCACGGTCACAGAGAGGTGGCAGAGCTGCTACTCAAATATGGAGCAGACGTCCACTCCCTCAGCAAGTTTGACAAGACGCCCTTTGACATTGCCATGGACACCAGCAATACTGAGCTCATGATACTGTTACAG GATGGCATGCAGAACCAAGTGAACATGAACCCAGAGCCCCAGTTCATAATTTCCTCTGCTGGGGTCGTGAACCTCTCTGACCTCGTCAACACCACCGCCAAGTCAG GAGAATCTGTCTCTACCACCTCAGTCCTGGCAACACTGGCAGCCCTGGCAGAAGCCTCCGGTCCCATGGGTAACAATGCAG GCAAATCTGAGGATGCGATCGCAGCAGATTCTGTGGACTCGGCCATTCAGCATGTAGTGGGCGATGGAGGTCAGAGGGTCATCACCATAGTGACGGACCAACACGGCAACCTGCAGCCAGCGGGACTTGGACAGCAGTTCTTTGTCACTATGCAGGGGCAGCAAA TGGTGGCAGTCCCGGCTGGTCAGATCACAGAGGAGGTGGTAGAACAGGAGCCTTATCCCTCTCTGGCACGCAAGAGGAGAATAGAACCTGCAGTCATCCTAACCAGACCCAAAGAAAAG AAAGCGAAGTCAGGGGACAGCAGTCGGGAGCAGCTCCAGAAGCAGTTGCAGGAGGCCAACCGGAAAGCCCAGGAGTACCGCACACAGCTCCTACAGAAGGAGCAGGAGGCTGAGCAGTACCGCCTCCGACTAGAGGAGGCCATAGAGCAACAGCAGAGCAACAATACCAGCAATGCTACTGGTTCTACCTGCACAGGTGTccaggaggtagaggaggaggtggtccaaatagaaaaacaacatgagacagaggagagagttgtagaggaagacaaagtggaaggggaggaggacgTCCCATTTCCGGAAGACACCATTCTGGTTAAAGTGGAGGAGGAGCTGGATTCAGGGGAGGGAGAACAGATAACAGTGGATGAGACCGAGGAAACGGAGAAGGCTTCAACTAAGGTCACAACAACCCCCAaacgggggagagggaggggacgaGGACGTGGGAGGAGGCGGTAG